Genomic DNA from Gorilla gorilla gorilla isolate KB3781 chromosome 13, NHGRI_mGorGor1-v2.1_pri, whole genome shotgun sequence:
acatttttaaataattctcttttcttccctgtgCCAGAGGTACAAGGGATTTTTCTCCAATATTTACTGTGAGAATTTGGTAGAGATCTAGCAGGTAAAATGCACAAAAGCATGTGGACCCCCACATCACCAGGCCCTCTGGAGTCTTCAGTTCTCAGGTTTGTCCACGTTGAGCCTCCAACAATCTATCAATGACAGTTTAGGTTTCCTTGCACTCACATTGGTTCCTGCGGAGGTTTCTACTCATGGGCTTCTGCTCCACTATATTCAACGCATTCAACACACTAGAACCCTTGCAGGAAACCATGAACATTGTCTCTACTTGGCAGCTGTGGACACATAAATCCAAATCACACCCCTGCACCTGCCAGAAGCAAAGGATGCCCGTGATCAAGGGTTTGACCCCAAGTCAAATGTCAGTTTCTGACCCCAAAGCCTTCAGGAACAAACACCCTCGTCTCCTCTGCCTTCATTCCTCTCAAGTCTAACATGTCTGTCTCTTCCTTATTATAATAAAAGTGGAAGCAGATTCAAGGAAATTAAGTTACTCCTAACACACAGCTTGAATCCAATCTTTGATTACAGGGTGTACCCTGCATTCTTCATGGCACTTCATACCACAAGGATGGCAAAACACAAGACTCTGAGCAGGTCAAATTCCAGTGGCAGAAACAAGATGCATCTCCAGAAAACAGTAAAGATGCCATAACGGAGATAAAGACAATAAGCACTGAGAGAGGTCAGAGGGAGACCAGATGCCCAGAGCTCCAAAAAGCTGACCACAACCTTCACAGACAGGTAGGAGGTGCATACCCAGAAAAGACAGGACATGTTCGGGCAGTTCTACTCACTCCAAGTTCAGCTCATCCTAACAAAGacgatgatatggtttggctgtgtccccacccaaatctcatcttgaattgcagctcccataattcccacaggtCATGGTAGGTATctggtgggaggtcattgaatgtctttcctgtgctattctcgtgacagtgaataaatcttacaagatctgatggttttataaaggtgagttcccctgcacatgctctcttgcctgctgccatgcaagacgtgactttgctcctcctttgccatCCACCACGATTGTGacgcctctccagccatgtggaaactctgagtcaattaaacctctttccttcgcaagttacccagtcttgggtaatgtctttattagcagcatgagaacagactaatacagacaacTTGCCAAATTAGATGGGCAACTCGCATTCTTCTCAATTCCTCCCTGCCGGAGGAACAAGCACCTCAACTGAGACGTGCCCCAGTCACCACCCATGTTCCCAAGTCAGCACCTTGACCTGGTTTCCACATCTCCATCACTAGCACGGAACTCTTGTTGGGGTCATAAAGcttacttattttgcttttgtcttaCTTCTTACCTATGTTTCAGAGTTCAGAAAGAACATTCAACTAAGATGAAAACTGTATTGTACAGACACTTTGACCTTGCTGACATGAGTCACATTTTACAACAAAATGCACATGCCTTATAATTCTAGTGCATAAGGGCTTCCAAGACCACCAAGCAgttgttctcaaacttcagtgtgcaaAAGACTGACTGAGGtgcttatttaaaatgcaaattttgggGCCCcaacccagagattctgattcaaagGGTACTCAATATATTATCTTGTTAGAGGTTAATTTAAAACTTTGAATATTCAATTGCAACTCTTTACTTCATTTTAGAGTTTCAGCATTGCACACATagcaaataaacatttattaattttatacttCTCTGCACATACAGCAAATCAACATTTACTAATTTTATACTTCTTTGCCATAAACAGGGTGTGCATCCCTGGATGGCAGTGAGCCCTTCAGTGACCTCTGCGCTGGGTCAACCGACAtttgttcccattttaaagatggacAGAGGACAGAGAGGAAAGATCACCTGCTTCAGGTGACACACCAGGTAAGAACTGGCATGGAAACTAACAACTACATCTCTTAGATTTCTTACATCAGAAATAGACGTAACATCAACCAGCCCTGGTTATCTACTCTGTGGAGTTCACACTAAGGAAAAAGAGACACTGACTTAAAggaaagacattttctttctctttcttttttaaatataagacagTTTAAAGGGAGGGGAGGAGTACAAATTTAAGATTTCCttgatcagaattttttttttccacagtcggagttttgctccgtcacccagactggagtgcagtggcgtgatctcggctcactgcagcctccaactcccaggttcaagcgattctcctgcctcagcctccagagtagctgggattacaggtgaacgccaccacgcctggctagtttttatattttttagtagagatggggttttaccatgttggccaagctggtcttgaactcctgaactcaagtgatccgcctgccactgcctcccaaagtgctgggattacaggcatgggccaccgtgcccagcctcttcgaTCAGATTTTAACCAACTATATATTTGTGAACTCATTTACTCAGGGACACacagtgtttttattattattattgtttgtattttttgagacggagtcttgctctgtcacccaggccataGTGCACTGGtgacatctcagctcacttcaacctctgtctcctgggttcaagcgatcctcctaactcagcctcctgagtagctgggactacaggcacatgccaccacgcccagccaatttttgtatttttagtacagacgtggtttcgccatgttggccaggctggtctcgaactcccaacctcaggtaatccacctgccttggccttccaaagtgctgggattacaggtatgtgccactgcatccagcccgcACAGTGTTTACAATACTCCTCTAAGGAAACAATTCCAGCCTGGGTCTAGGCAGCTTTCTAGGGTTTTGCTTGGGCAAACAGTGTTATTTCCAAAGTGTCCTGTAACCTGCTGAGtttaggagaaggagaggaaattCAGAGCTCCCTTGATCCAGGAGCCAGGAGATTAATGTTTCGGGGGTCGGCAGGGGATTGCTGTGGTGGGTGTGAGTGGCACCACACCGGACAAATGCCCCCATGTTTTGGTCATCACACAAACCAGTTCTCGTcaaattcctccccagaaagtTTCCTGTGGCTCCAGGCCATGGGGCTGGGATAGTGCAGATTTTAAATCATGGAAACTTCAAGAACATACctactcttcctctctcctctctgtccaaGGAGCCCCCATCTGAGTACAGACTGACCATCACCCACCTGCAATAAACTACATCTCTGAGCAAAACACCAGCTGGGCTGGCAGGCCAGAAGGCAGCTTCCCCAGGTCACTACCCGCCAGGAAGCACCCAGCGACCCGTGCACCACTCACTTTGTCGCCCCTCCGCTGCCCTCGTCGTTGTCGGAAGATGACGATGTAGAAGAGCCAGGGAAGTAGGCGGAATCCACGTGGTTGGGGCTGCCGCTCTGGGCCGGGTTGATGGGCGAGGACCGCTCATACAGCGGCGTGTGCTTCCCTTCGTGAGGAATGTTGCTGTAGCTGTTCTGCTCCGTCAGATTCTTCCCGCTCGTGTCCAAAGTGAGAGATGCTGGCTCAGAGAGGCTGTACGGGTATGGACCCTGGCCCGGGGCGCCCCCTGGGCTGGGCACCTGTGGGGCCTGAAGTGAAGGGCACACGTCACGCACAGGTGGCCAGCAGGACCCGACTCAGGCCCAGGCTGACGtttcctggctcatttttatttcaacaaaCACTGGCATCTATTTCACATATCAATTCAAGAGGTTAGGAACTTATTTTAGCATTTGTTGAAATTCAATGCATGCACCCTGTCTGAGACCCGCCACCCGACCCAACGCAGGGAAGGCCTTACCACGGGCTTTGCTTGCAGAGAGGTCTGCGGAATGTTGAGCATCTGAGGAGGAACATGCGGCGGCACCATCCCAGGCATTCCAAACGGACCGGGTCTGGCTGCTTCAccaacacagaaagaaaagaatcacaCAGCTGTGAACAGAATGCGTTTTCCAGGGCATCCTGGGGGCCAGCCCATGGTGCCAGGGATCTCACCCTCACCTGGCTCAGACATCGACACCACCATGGGTCCCACTTCTCAGAAATCATTACAAATTGCCATTTCACAGTAAGGAAAACTTAATTTTATGATGCTCGATTTGATGGACTAGGGCTGGGATTCTAACTTTCCAGATTTCTCAGTGAACTTGCCATAGTGGTTCTGCTCTCGTGCACTTCCTGAGGGCCTCGGCTGTCCCTCTGCCTGCAACTTGGTGGGGATTCTCTGTAACTCAGTCTCCCTGCTCAGGGCTGCTCCTAGCCTGAGGTCTCCGTGAAACCAGAAGCCCTGGCAGGCATGAAAGGAACAAAGTCGGACCGAACAGTTTCCTTTACCTTTGTCAAGCAAGAAGACTTTTCTATTTAAAGTACATTGCAACTACCATTAGGTTCTCAGCTAACtagtgagtttttaaatttaaaaggaattGTTTTTCATTGTTCAGCAATTAGGTTACACACTTTAACACGTATTACAAGATAAGTAATTTGGGATTCTGTGTTctcttaaaacattatttcataaACCTGCCTGATGTGTGCTGCCATGTGCTAGTCATCATTCCCACGCTACCTTGCAAATTGAAGAAATCTGTTAGGGGAGTGAAAGCCATGTGGAGGAACTGAAGCAGGACAGCAGGACGAGGAGCCGGGCCAGCCTGAAGCTGGGACAGAAGGCAGGGGCTGGAAGCCTCCACATTCAACACTGCATCTGGCCTTGAGGGATCTAAGGACAGGAAGAGAGCTCAGGGGCCATGTCAGCCAACAGAAGTGAATGAGTGAGTAGATGGTGCCCATAAAGGGCTGTTCCAGAGACAGCACAAGACCCGCAGTAACAAGGACCGACTGGGGTGCAAACGTCAACAGCACTTCCAGACACCACCAGCAGGAAACAGGAGGACATGGGACACGGACCCCTAGGAGCTGCACTCCCTCTCAGAACACTTAGGTGCTGAGTGCCTATGATGTGTCGGGCTGAGAAGTGGACTAGAGGATGCCAGGAGCCCTAAGGTGGTGTCGGTAAGACACATACTACTGAAgacacagagaaaatagaaaccTGAGTGAGACAGAACAGATCCACCAGGGGCTTGCATGGCTGCACCATCTCTTCCTTgggtttgttttaaatgtggaagAAAACCAAGCCTAGAGCTTCCTGACTCCAATTTCCCTCTTTAAGCAGTAGATATGCTTCTACAACCTCTTCATCTGAACACcaggtgatatggttaggcttcacgtccccacccaaatctcatctttaattataATCTTCAtagtccccataatccccatgtgtcagggagacaccaggtggaggtaactggatcatgggagtcgtttcctcatgctgttcttgtgatagtgagtgagttctcacaagatctgatggttttataaggggctctttcccCTTTGCTAGACACTTCTCCTTTGTGCCACCTTGTTAAGAAagtgccttgcttctcctttgcttttgCCAGGATTATAAAtttactgaggcctccccagctatgctgaactgtaagtcaaataaacctctttcctttataaattacacagtcccAGGAAAGCTTCTTTATactagtatgaaaatggactaatacaataaatagGTACTGAAAAGAGTGGGGTGcagctataaagatacctgaaaatgggaagcaactttagaactgggtaacaggcacaTGTTGGAACTgtttggaggtctcagaagaagacaggaagatgtaggaaactttggaacttcctagattcTTGTTGAAagactttgaccaaaatgctgatagtgatatggacaatgaagtccaggatgaggtgatctcagatggcgatgaagaacttgttgggaactggagcaaaggtgattcttgctatgcttcagcaaacagactggtggcattttgcccctgccctagagatatgtggaactttgaacttgagagagatgatttagagtatcaggtggaagaaatttctaagcagcaaagcattcaagaagtgacttgggtgctcttaaaagcattccGTTTTATGCATTCACAGAGATGATTTGGAATTGGAActaatgtttaaaagaaaagcaagcatAAAGGTTTAGAAAATGTACAGCCTGATGatgggatagaaaagaaaaacccattttctgaagagaaattcaagctggctgcagaagtttgcataagtaatgaggagccaaatgttaatcgccaagacaatggggaaaatgtctccagggcatgtcagaggtcttcaaggcagcccctcccatcataggccctgaggcctaggaggaaaaaatcgttttatgggctgggcccagggccttgctgctttttgcagtcttgggacttggtgTGTTGCATCCCAGCTGTGGTTAAAAAAGgacaatgtacagctcaggcctcAGGCCATTGCTTTACAGTgtgaaagccccaagccttggtggcttctatGTGgtattgggcctgcaggtgcacagaagtcaaaaactgaggtttgggaactccACCTAgacttcagaggatgtatggaaatgcatggatgtctaggcagaagtttgctgcaggagtggagccctcatggagaacctctgctagggcagtgcagaagggaaatgtggggtcagagcccccccaaagagtccccactggggcactgtctagtgcagctatgagaagagggccacagtcCTACAGACCCccaaatggtagatccactgactgTTTGCACCacacacctggaaaagccacagatactcaacatcagcctgtgaaagcagttgggagggaggctgtaccctgcaaagccacagaggtggagctgaccaaggccatgggagcccacctcttgtatcagtgtgacctgaatgtgagacatggagtcaaaggatatcATTTTGGAGTTTCAAGATTTGATGGCCCCACTGGATTTTAGAATTGCATGGGGTCtatagccccttcattttggccaatttctcccatttggaagggGCCtttttacccaatgcctgtaccctcattgtatctaggaagtaactaacttgcttttgattttacaggcacATAGGCGGAGTGGGggttgtcttgtctcagatgagactttggacttggacttttgagttaatgctggaatgaattaataCTTTGGGGGAccgttgagaaggcatgattggttttgaaatatgaaagggacatgagatttgggagaggctggggcagaatgatatggttaagctttgtttccccacccaaatctcatcttgaaattagtgcctataatccccacgtgtcaaggcaGAGAtgaggtggaggtaattggatcatgggggcagtttcccccatgctgttctcatgatagggagtgagttctcataaaatctgatggttttataaggggctgttCCCCTTTCACTTGGAGCTTCTtactgctgccttgtgaagaaggtgccttgcttcccctttgccttctgccatgattgttacgtttcctgaggcctccccagccatgctgaactgtgagtcaattaaaactctttcctttataaattacccagtctcaggcagttctttatagcagtatgaaaacagacaaatacactaGGGATGGGGAACACAACCCACGAACCACCACCTTTCACACTGCCTATCTGCCAAAATAGGTGAGGATAGAAACATTCCCCAAACCTTTGCTCCTGCTCCCTGAAAGCAAACATCCATGGCTGCACTCACAAGAGGCTCCCTAAGCCGATACTAGGGGTGGTGAGACCAGGAGTGCAAACTTTGTCCTGGGCCCAGCCTCCTGAGAGCCAAGCATGGCCCACAGAGGCTGGGAGTGAGGTACAGATCGTTGTTGACTGCCCCCAGAGAAGGACCAGGAATCTTACAGACTATGATCCTGTGTGAAGTTCCCACCTTCTAAGGGCTCTCAGCTTACAAGCTCTAAAACACCATAGCCCTTTGATCCTGGCTCGCACCAAGAAAAAACCTTGGCAGAGCTTCCAGCTTtgtacaaaacaaagaaaactgcaGTATGAGAAGCTGGGAATAATGAGACCAGCATGTGTGTAGTCACAGACACCTCACACTTGCATGcaacatgcacacagacacatgtgcacacatgtccCTGACTGAACAATAAGTCCACAGATCCATGCCTCTAAGGGATGTGTGTGCACAAGCAAGCACTCACTCATGCACAGGAGCAGATACACACAGGagtgcacacaaacacacccccACACTTGCATGcacggcacacacacacatacacacacaggcatgcatgccacacacacatgcatggcaCAGACCACACAAGGAGGTGTTCCTAATCAAAGACTACGTCAGCTAGATCTGCACTTCTAAGTATGCGATCGAAGTCACCACTATTTCAAAAACTCATTCACAGGTGATTCTGAATCATAGCCAGGTTTGGTCCAAAGAGTATTACAAAGTCGATTCAAGCTCTAACAGTATAATTTAAATCAATGTAAAATGTCTAGTGTATAACGTCTTGTGAGTATCCTCACATACCTaactttgttttgagatggagtctcactctgttgcccaagctggagtgcaatggcatgacctcggctcactgcaacctccaccccccgggttcgagagagtctcctgtctcagcctcctgagtagctgggactacaaccaTGCACCACCActtagctatttatttttttatttttagtagagatggggtttcaccatgttggccaggctgatgtcgaactcctgacctcaagcgatctgcccacctcggcccccaaagtgctgggattactggcatgagccacatgCCCAGCCCTAACTTTGTAATAGTAAAAATGCAAGGCTAGTCTCATGCAGCAGCAGCATTCAAGTGAAGatgatcatttttgtttttctatctttGGCCATTACATCCTGAAACCTTCCTTGAAAGCACCAATTTTCCTCTAAAGCAAACAAACTACATTACAGCATAGAACCAAAGAATTCCAAggaaagaatattttctaaaatcacaTTCCAATCATTGACCGCAAATAATCCTCTGTATAGAATCCTATTCTATCAAGGCAGTCCAATAAGTGAATTAATTCGTCTGTATTTTCTGAAGGCTGCAGAAGTGCCTCCTAACCCAGGGTCTGCCTCTGCGGATTCAGGCCTTCGTCTATATCGATTCTTGTTCTCCATGCCCAAGTGCAGCTGAGCAGAACCACTGTGTGTCCTCTCTACAAGAGGCATCTTTCTCAGACGGGACACGGGGCTCCAGAGTGGAGGTCACACCACCAGtttctcattcttttcctttcacacttACTAGAGAGGTGGGCTTTTGTTAAAATAGTATGCAGACTGAATACAAGaagcaaaaagaggaaaaaaggccaaaaaatgtttattatattttgaaatatttcataactttaaaattagtttttaaatagtaaaaagttctttcagaaggaagagaaaagaaacatgcaCTGCAGTCCCTCGGCTGTGTggtctcaactttttttttttttttttgagacagagttttgctcttgttgcccaggctggagtgcaatggcatgatcttggctcaccacaacctccgcctcctgggttcaagcgattctcctgcctcagcctcctgactagctagggttacaggcatgcgccaccatgcccagctaactttttgtatttttagtagagatggggtttctccatgttggtcaggctggtctcaaactcccaacctcaggtgatccgcctgccttggcctctcaaagtgctgggattacaggcataagccaccgcacctggctgcaaTCTCGACTTTTTATAGCTCAGTTACCTACTTCCTCAAAAGACTCACTTATGCCTATATGCGGCTGTGTGGCTTTTGCTCTGaattaaaataagatataattCTTAAAGGAATGGTGTTAAACTGGAGCCTCTTCTTAGAACTACAGTCTGCCTTACCCCAGTCCCCATTCCTAGCCCAACCTAACAAACGCTCATCCATTACTTGGCATATTATTCTGAAACGTTGTGTTAAACAAAACAGAGTACAAAGtaagtcttcaaaaaaaaaatatacgggcaaaaaaaaaaaaaaactgtacggGAAGACATTGTATGATTTTCATATATTACCCAAAAAATATAGCTTTGAAAATGTTGAGCCCAAGATTAAATAAGTCAATATAATCCCTACCACCTTTAATTTTCATCGCTTGCAAACATAGACAAGGCAAAATTTTCCAACCATTTTAAGCATGTGCAAATAGACATGCTTACTAAATCTCAATAGTCTACAGAAGATGAAAAGGTATAGAAAGGAAACTGTCATGTGACCTGTTCCCCTTACACTACAGATCCAGTGTCCAGAGAGGCAGGGTGGGGCCTTGGAGCACAGTGAGAGGGCGCGTCGTCTGGCCATCCTATAGGGAGAGGAGGCCCTGCAGAGCCGGTCTGGCTGGCTGCGCCTGGACTGAGACCAGGCACGAGGTCGGTGCCCAGGGAGGCAAAGGATGGAGGAGCAACTCCCAAGAGCTAAGAGCCCCGGGGCAGCTGATGCTGGCCCAGAGCCTGCGGTGCTGGCCAGACCCCAAGGGAAGAGCCAGAGGCCAGCGCCCAGAAGAGGAGGCCTGGTGACAGAAGGAGGCAAAACCTGAGGCATGATCAGCTTGAAGAAGGCTAAGTACAAGGCCCATGAGAAGTAAGATTACGAACTCAGTGAACAGGCACGTCCTGCGTGGCACGTGAAAGAATTCAGAACAGCGGGAAAAATTAAACCACGGAAGCAAATTTCAAGTCAACAGAAACAAGAACTTTCTAAGAACGAGAGCAGTTCAACAATGAAAAGGGTTGCTTTACTGACTGCTGGACTGCTCATACAAGAACATTCTACAGCGGGAGCTGGGCTGAACTTCTATAAACATTCCTCACTCCCCAAATCCTTTCCATCCCTGAATGTGGA
This window encodes:
- the FAM120A2P gene encoding putative uncharacterized protein FAM120A2P isoform X1, with the translated sequence MPGMVPPHVPPQMLNIPQTSLQAKPVAPQVPSPGGAPGQGPYPYSLSEPASLTLDTSGKNLTEQNSYSNIPHEGKHTPLYERSSPINPAQSGSPNHVDSAYFPGSSTSSSSDNDEGSGGATKYTISWGFRATDHHVQGRDSQARGTAAHWHRGHVCSPNIFWRISHGPAQQLTFPTEQAAPPVCPAPASRRLSAPG
- the FAM120A2P gene encoding putative uncharacterized protein FAM120A2P isoform X2; the encoded protein is MPGMVPPHVPPQMLNIPQTSLQAKPVAPQVPSPGGAPGQGPYPYSLSEPASLTLDTSGKNLTEQNSYSNIPHEGKHTPLYERSSPINPAQSGSPNHVDSAYFPGSSTSSSSDNDEGSGGATKSSKAGTAAL